The genome window CGGAGTCCGTTCCTCGGGTGTCCCGGGGAACGGGGCGTGCCTCTAGATCCGTTGAACCTGCAGCCGGAGATGGTCGACTTCCCGCACGGCGTCGTTGGAAGGGCCGCGGATCGCGGCCGCGCCGGTGAGCGGGGCGACCGGAGCGGTGGTGGCCGTACCGGGAAGGGCCGCGGGTGCGCTCTGTGCCGGCAGCACGACCGGGGTCGCGTGCTCGGAGGTGCTGTGGCAGGAACTGCCCATGCCCCGGTCCTCGGGGGCGTCGGCCACCACGATCCGCGCGAGCACCTGGGGCGTGGGTGTCATGGCCCGGACAGCGGTCGCCGGGTGGGCGCCGGAGCCGTGCGCGGCCGGGGCCGTGATCGAGCAGCACGAGACCATGGCGAGCAGCACGAACAGCCAGCCGAGCACGGCCGACGCGCAGGTGCCCTGCGTCCGTCGGCGCGTCCGTTCGCTCAGCCCGTTCATCCCGTCATCGTACGCGGTGTGTGAAGTTTCAATGAGAGGTGGATGGGGTGGATGTCATGCGGGTGCCCCCTCGCACGGCCTTCCGCGCAAGGGGGCATCCGGCGTGCGAGCAGTCGGTGGCTACGGGGCGGACCCGGCTCCGGCCGGCTCCGTCTCCGCCCTCTCCTCCTTCGGACCGAGCATGGGTTCCCTCCAGCGGATCGCCGACGCGCTCGACACCAGCGCGGTCCAGCTGCTGTCCACGGCCGAGGTGCCCCGGCCCGTCGACGTGGTGCGCCGCACCTCCGCCGCCGTACGGGAGACCGGGGCCGAGGGCGAGGGCCGGATGCGCCCGCTGGTCCGGGGCCATCAACGGCTGCACGCCCTGGAGTTCACCGGTGCGCACGACTGGGGTCGGGAGTTCCGGCACCGCAACGACGAGATCCTGTACGTGGCCGACGGCTCGGCGGAGGTCGAGGCGGACGGCAACTTCTACCGTCTCGAAAAGGGCGACACGCTCTACTGCGCGGGCGGCCTCGTCCACCGGTGGCGGCCCATCGAACCGGACACCAGGGTCCTCGTGGTCGGCATCGCCGACCACGTCCAGGCGACCGACGAGCAGGTGGGCTGACGGACCGGCCGACGGACGGCGTGTGCGACCGGTGTGAAAGGCGGCCCCGGGGGATGATGTGCCCATGCCGTACTTGGTGCCGCCCCACCTTCCTCCGGGTAGCCTCGCGGACTCCGCCCAACCGGCTCTCGCCGTCGCCGACGACCTGCTGCTGCGGCCGTGGCGGCAGGAGGACGCACCGACCGTCGTCGCCGCCTTCTCCGATCCGGCGATCCAGCACTGGCATCTGCGCCGGGCCGACACCGAGGACGAGGCGCGCGACTGGATCGAGCAGTGGCGGGACGCCTGGTACAGCGAGACCGCGGCCCATTGGGCCGTCGTACGCCCCGAGGGGGCCGACGACGGGATCGGGGAAGTGCTCGGCCGGGTCTCGCTCCGCTCCTTGGTGCCGGAGATCGGTCTGGCGGAATGCGCCTACTGGGTGCTGCCGGCCGCCCGCGGACGGGGCGTGGCTCCCCGGGCCGTCTCGGCGCTCGCACACTGGGCCTTCGGCGAGATCGGATTCGAGCGGCTCGAACTCGCGCACTCCGTACTGAACGAGGCGTCCTGCCGGGTGGCGGCCAAGACGGGCTTCGCCCTGGAGGGCACCCGGCGCCACTCCCATCCGCACGCCGACGGCTGGCACGACATGCATCTCCACGCCAGGCTCCGCGGGGACGACGCGAACGGCTGACCGCCACGGCGGCGGCGTCGGCCGTCCGGCAGGCGCCGCCGCTCAGTCCCGTTCGACGTCCACCTCGGTGAGCCGCGCATACCGCCCGGGGTCGGAGCGACGGATGCGCAGCGCCACCACGACCCCGGCCACGAGCACCACCGGCAGCGGCACCAGCAGCGCCACATTGACCGCCCCCGTGCGCCCGGTGAGCAGATCGAGGTGGAGCGTCGCGAGCACCGACAGGACGGCGAGACCCACGAAGGCGATCAGCGGTGCGACCGCGACCCGCCAGACCGACATGCCGCACCGGTCACGGCGGAAGAAGAAGCAGACGGCGAGCGCGGCCAGCGCCTGCATGATCATGATGCCGAGCACGCCGGCGCTGTTGGTCCACAGGAAGATCTCGGAATACGGATCGGCGCCGAGCAGCGCACCACCCCCCACGATCACCAGGCCGAAGGCGGTCTGCACCACGACCGCCGTCACCGGTGAGCCCTGCCGGGGCGAGACCCGGCCCAGACGGCGCGGCAGCAGACCCTCGCGGCCCAGGGCGTAGAGGTAGCGGGCCGCGGCATTGTGGAAGGCGAGGGTGGCGGCGAACGCGCTGACCACGATCAGCACCTGCATGGAGTCGGCGAGCCACGGGCCGACGAACCGGTCGGCCGCGTGGAACGTCAGCTGCGGGCCGTCCGACGACCGGGCCATCGCGACCGACTCGTCCGTGCCGAAGCTCCCCATCAGGATCCACACCCCGACGGCGTAGAACAGCGCCAGAAATCCGATCGCGACAAAGGTGGCGCGGGGCACCGTACGGTCCGGGTCGCGTGCCTCCTCGGCGTAGATCGCGGTCGCCTCGAAGCCCGTGAACGCGCCGATGACCAGGACGAACATCCCCGCCATACCGCCGGAGGAGGCCAGCACGGACGGGTCGAAGGACGTGATGTCCAAGGCGTCGGTACCCCGGTCCGCCAGCACCCCGACGTCCATCACCAGCAGCACCAGGACCTCCAGGACCAGTGCCACCCCCAGCACCTTCGCGCTCAGTGCGACCCGCAGCCAGCCCAGTACGCCGGTGCCCAGCACGCAGAGGGTCGACAGCGGCCACCAGGGCAGCTCCGCACCGGTGAGATCGCTCACGGTCGTCGAGGCGAAGTAGCCGAACCCGGCGGCGACGCCAGGGGCGACGAGGTTGTACGAGAGCGTCGCCAGATAGGCCGTGGCGACGCCGAGCGTGCGGCCGAGGCCCCGGGCGACGTACGCGTAGAAGGCCCCGGCATTGCGTACGTAGCGACTCATCGCGGTGAACCCGGCGGCGAACAGCACCAGCAGCGCGCCGGAGACCAGATAGCCGAGCGGGGTGCCCGGACCGCCGATGCCGATGGCGAACGGCGCGACACCGGCCAGCACGGTCAGCGGTGCGGCCGCCGCCACGACGAAGAAGACCAGATCGAAGGTGCCGATCTGCCCTTTGGCGAGGCTCCCCGCCGGACCGCCGGACGGCGGGGCGGCATCCGGCAGGCCGGCGGAGGAGGGAGAGGGAGAGGCGGGCTGCGGGACGGCCGTCGAGGGTTGTGTCATCGGTGGTTCCTCAGGTGCGAACGGGCGGCTGGACGCCGAAGCCGATGCCTGCTCCAGGCATGGATCAGCGGAAAAGACCAGTTCAGGGCGCATCGATTGGGCGCGGCGCTCAAGCTATCTGGTATACCGAATACCAAGCAAGGGTCTACGGAAGCTTTCCGGAATCTGCGATGATCGCGGCACGGGAGCCGGAAGAGACCGGCTCCGACGGGCAGGAAGCGAGTCCATGAGCAGCAGCCGAACCGCCGGCCTCACCGCCACCGGCACGATCGGTGCGGCACATCAGTCGCTGCGCGACCAGGTCTATGCGGAACTGCGCGAGAGGATCATCGACGGCCGCTACCCCTCCGGGCACCGCGTCGTCGAACGGGAACTCGCGGACGAGCTGGGGGTGTCCCGCATCCCCGTACGGGAGGCCATCCAGCGACTGGAGACCGAGGGATTCATCGCCGCTCAGGCACGAAAGGGCGCGTTCGTCGCCCCGCTCGGCCCGGCCGAGGCCGCGGACTTCTTCGACATCCGGGAACACCTGGAGGCGCTGGCGGCCTCGCTGGCCGCCCGGCGCGCGGACCGGGACGGCCTGCGCACCCTGGAGCGGCTCCTGGACCGCGCCCGCCGCGCCGCGGACTCCCCCCGCCGGACCCGCGAACTGGGCTCGGTCCATGCCGACTTCCATCAGCAGATCGTCGTCATGTCCGGCAATCCGCTGCTCCAGGGTCTGATGGCGCCGCTGGACGGCCGGCTGCGCCGGCTCTTCGGTCTCACCTCCGAGCCGGGCGACGGTCCCGTGATGTGCGGCGAGCACGAACTGCTCTACGAGGCGATCAGGAGCGGCGACGCGGAGGCGGCGGAACGGATCGCCCGCCGTCATGTGGCCGGAACGCGCGAGACCGCTATGCAGATGCTCGCCGCAGCCACCACCACCGCTGACACCGCCGCACCGGCGGATCCCGGTCCCCGGCTCCGGCCCTGACCGGCACGCCCCACCCCGCGCACGACGTCGCGCACCACCGAAGGAGACTCCGCCCCATGGCGACGCCCGCCCCCGCCCGCCCCCATGTCCTGTTCACTGCCGTCCTTTCCCCCGACGGACGCACCCGTGACCTGCTGGTCTCCGACGGCCGGATCGCCGCGTACGACCCGGCGGAGCTGCCCGACGGCTGCGTGACCGTGGACGCTGCGGGAGCCCTCGCCCTGCCCTCGCCCGTCGACGCGCACGTCCACCCCGACAAGTCGACCTGGGGCGGGCCCTGGCTGAGCCGCGAACCGGCCGGGTCGCTCCGTGACCTGATCGAGGGCGATGTACGGGCCAGGACCGCCTTCACGACCCCGGTGGAGGAGCGGGCCGGGGCGCTCATGGACCGGGCCGTCGCCCGTGGCACCCGCGCCATGCGGGCCCATGTGGATGTCGCCCCCGTCCACGGCCTCGCCGGGGTGCACGGGGTGCGGGCGGCGGCCGATGCCCGCAAGGACCTCCTCGACGTCCAGATCGTCGCCTTCCCCCAGCTCGGCCTGTTGAGCGAGCCCGGCACCGCGGAACTCATGGAGCAGGCCCTGTCCGAGGGCGCCGACGTCGTCGGCGGTCTGGACCCGATCGGCATCGACGACGACATGGCGGGCCAGCTGGACTTCGTGTTCGGGCTGGCCGCCCGCAGGGGCGTACCGGTCGACATCCATCTGCACGACGGCGGGCCCGTCGGGCTGCGCCAGGT of Streptomyces sp. NBC_01363 contains these proteins:
- a CDS encoding GntR family transcriptional regulator → MSSSRTAGLTATGTIGAAHQSLRDQVYAELRERIIDGRYPSGHRVVERELADELGVSRIPVREAIQRLETEGFIAAQARKGAFVAPLGPAEAADFFDIREHLEALAASLAARRADRDGLRTLERLLDRARRAADSPRRTRELGSVHADFHQQIVVMSGNPLLQGLMAPLDGRLRRLFGLTSEPGDGPVMCGEHELLYEAIRSGDAEAAERIARRHVAGTRETAMQMLAAATTTADTAAPADPGPRLRP
- a CDS encoding amidohydrolase — its product is MATPAPARPHVLFTAVLSPDGRTRDLLVSDGRIAAYDPAELPDGCVTVDAAGALALPSPVDAHVHPDKSTWGGPWLSREPAGSLRDLIEGDVRARTAFTTPVEERAGALMDRAVARGTRAMRAHVDVAPVHGLAGVHGVRAAADARKDLLDVQIVAFPQLGLLSEPGTAELMEQALSEGADVVGGLDPIGIDDDMAGQLDFVFGLAARRGVPVDIHLHDGGPVGLRQVTEIARRTVAAGMQGRVAIGHAFAVAELGGDERDAVAARLADAGVSLVTCALGGDPVLDPARLTPHGVRVAVGSDGVRDAWTPFGDGDMLGRSHLLAYRTDARTDAELAACYEAVARGGASLLGLPASRLETGDPADFVLVAAGSLPEAVVDRPIPSLVVRAGRVIAREGRLV
- a CDS encoding GNAT family N-acetyltransferase, with the protein product MPYLVPPHLPPGSLADSAQPALAVADDLLLRPWRQEDAPTVVAAFSDPAIQHWHLRRADTEDEARDWIEQWRDAWYSETAAHWAVVRPEGADDGIGEVLGRVSLRSLVPEIGLAECAYWVLPAARGRGVAPRAVSALAHWAFGEIGFERLELAHSVLNEASCRVAAKTGFALEGTRRHSHPHADGWHDMHLHARLRGDDANG
- a CDS encoding cupin domain-containing protein gives rise to the protein MRAVGGYGADPAPAGSVSALSSFGPSMGSLQRIADALDTSAVQLLSTAEVPRPVDVVRRTSAAVRETGAEGEGRMRPLVRGHQRLHALEFTGAHDWGREFRHRNDEILYVADGSAEVEADGNFYRLEKGDTLYCAGGLVHRWRPIEPDTRVLVVGIADHVQATDEQVG
- a CDS encoding APC family permease, encoding MTQPSTAVPQPASPSPSSAGLPDAAPPSGGPAGSLAKGQIGTFDLVFFVVAAAAPLTVLAGVAPFAIGIGGPGTPLGYLVSGALLVLFAAGFTAMSRYVRNAGAFYAYVARGLGRTLGVATAYLATLSYNLVAPGVAAGFGYFASTTVSDLTGAELPWWPLSTLCVLGTGVLGWLRVALSAKVLGVALVLEVLVLLVMDVGVLADRGTDALDITSFDPSVLASSGGMAGMFVLVIGAFTGFEATAIYAEEARDPDRTVPRATFVAIGFLALFYAVGVWILMGSFGTDESVAMARSSDGPQLTFHAADRFVGPWLADSMQVLIVVSAFAATLAFHNAAARYLYALGREGLLPRRLGRVSPRQGSPVTAVVVQTAFGLVIVGGGALLGADPYSEIFLWTNSAGVLGIMIMQALAALAVCFFFRRDRCGMSVWRVAVAPLIAFVGLAVLSVLATLHLDLLTGRTGAVNVALLVPLPVVLVAGVVVALRIRRSDPGRYARLTEVDVERD